The Eleutherodactylus coqui strain aEleCoq1 chromosome 6, aEleCoq1.hap1, whole genome shotgun sequence genome window below encodes:
- the LOC136631607 gene encoding cocaine- and amphetamine-regulated transcript protein-like — protein MEMSRGPPKHSALLLALYLTALILPGDTQDPRLQISQEERPLQTNSMAVALGEMLEYNQDRGLALEKKALQVPRCDVGERCAMKYGPRIGKLCDCLRGASCNSFMLRCY, from the exons ATGGAGATGAGCCGTGGACCCCCAAAACACTCCGCACTGCTGCTGGCTCTATACCTCACCGCACTCATCCTGCCAGGGGACACACAGGACCCCCGACTGCAAATATCTCAGGAGGAGCGCCCCCTGCAGACCAACAGCATG GCAGTGGCTCTTGGAGAAATGCTGGAGTATAACCAGGATAGAGGCTTGGCACTGGAGAAGAAGGCACTGCAGGTGCCCCGG TGTGATGTTGGAGAGCGCTGCGCTATGAAGTACGGACCACGGATTGGAAAGCTGTGTGACTGCCTGCGCGGAGCTTCCTGCAATTCCTTCATGCTGCGTTGTTACTAG
- the CREB3L4 gene encoding cyclic AMP-responsive element-binding protein 3-like protein 4 isoform X2 — MDSSKPELLLGCIFEPQDNLFHSEGFPGTDAGAFSLPEPPLFPGDKLYEEWPVGRQAGLSDREDADEFLQMMINPNEVYSTEATADQSPESDSGFSDDPRPDSPKKCDRETTLPQPTPVYELVYDIGAVEEQKVPSDMSSVISIQLEDWHTPVLIPDSCIVSELPGLRKPVVLPGLGAADLLAVESLYPELQLTDEEKRLLSQEGIALPNNMPLTKAEERILKKVRRKIRNKQSAQDSRRRKKEYIDGLENRVAACSTQNQELHKKVLELEKHNISFNSPCRSLITQLRKLQTLIKQTTNKAAQTGTCVLILFFSLGLLIYPNYHPLRSGDAPKDGSTYIPTGVISRHILNKDGFMESTETPPTDNPSPKRQPQDKLPETVVRTLHPPFQEEIAKERVLSISNSETQESAALRDLAKTGRTDEM, encoded by the exons aTGGACTCCTCCAAGCCAGAGCTCTTACTTGGATGCATATTTGAGCCGCAGGACAATTTATTCCATTCAGAGGGGTTTCCAGGGACGGATGCGGGGGCTTTCTCGTTACCTGAGCCCCCGCTATTTCCAGGTGACAAGCTGTACGAAGAATGGCCGGTCGGCAGACAGGCg GGACTCAGCGACCGAGAGGACGCCGATGAATTCCTGCAGATGATGATCAATCCCAACGAGGTCTACAGCACGGAGGCGACCGCCGACCAGTCCCCGGAGAGCGACAGCGGCTTCTCTGATGACCCCCGCCCGGACTCTCCTAAAAAGTGTGACAGGGAGACCACCCTGCCCCAGCCCACCCCGGTCTATGAGCTGGTGTACGACATCGGAGCCGTGGAAGAGCAGAAAGTGCCCAGCGACATGAGCAGCGTCATATCCATACAGCTAG AGGACTGGCACACTCCTGTGCTCATCCCCGACAGCTGTATAGTCAGCGAGCTGCCAGGTCTCCGGAAGCCTGTGGTGTTACCTGGACTAGGCGCTGCAGACCTCCTTGCTGTGGAGTCTCTG TACCCGGAGCTCCAGCTGACTGATGAGGAGAAGAGGCTGCTGTCGCAGGAGGGTATTGCGCTGCCGAACAACATGCCGCTCACTAAG gcagAAGAACGGATCCTAAAGAAAGTGCGGAGAAAAATCCGGAATAAGCAGTCCGCGCAGGACAGCAGGAGGCGCAAGAAGGAATATATCGACGGCCTGGAAAACAG AGTCGCTGCATGTTCAACCCAGAATCAAGAACTTCACAAGAAAGTCCTGGAGTTGGAAAAGCACAACAT TTCCTTTAATTCCCCCTGCAGATCCCTGATCACACAACTACGTAAACTCCAGACCCTCATCAAGCAGACAACAAACAAAGCCGCCCAGACGGGCACCTGCGTCCTG ATTCTCTTCTTCTCCTTGGGTTTGCTGATCTACCCCAATTACCACCCCCTCCGCTCTGGAGACGCCCCCAAGGACGGGTCCACTTACATACCCACTGGAG TCATTTCTAGGCATATTCTGAATAAAGACGGATTCATGGAAAGCACCGAGACTCCGCCCACCGACAACCCATCCCCCAAAAGGCAGCCGCAAGACAAGCTGCCAGAAACTGTTGTCAGGACCCTACACCCCCCATTTCAGGAGGAGATCGCAAAGGAGAGGGTCCTTTCCATCAGCAACTCGGAGACCCAGGAGAGCGCAGCTCTGAGGGACCTGGCAAAGACGGGAAGGACGGATGAGATGTGA
- the CREB3L4 gene encoding cyclic AMP-responsive element-binding protein 3-like protein 4 isoform X1, whose translation MDSSKPELLLGCIFEPQDNLFHSEGFPGTDAGAFSLPEPPLFPGDKLYEEWPVGRQAGLSDREDADEFLQMMINPNEVYSTEATADQSPESDSGFSDDPRPDSPKKCDRETTLPQPTPVYELVYDIGAVEEQKVPSDMSSVISIQLAEDWHTPVLIPDSCIVSELPGLRKPVVLPGLGAADLLAVESLYPELQLTDEEKRLLSQEGIALPNNMPLTKAEERILKKVRRKIRNKQSAQDSRRRKKEYIDGLENRVAACSTQNQELHKKVLELEKHNISFNSPCRSLITQLRKLQTLIKQTTNKAAQTGTCVLILFFSLGLLIYPNYHPLRSGDAPKDGSTYIPTGVISRHILNKDGFMESTETPPTDNPSPKRQPQDKLPETVVRTLHPPFQEEIAKERVLSISNSETQESAALRDLAKTGRTDEM comes from the exons aTGGACTCCTCCAAGCCAGAGCTCTTACTTGGATGCATATTTGAGCCGCAGGACAATTTATTCCATTCAGAGGGGTTTCCAGGGACGGATGCGGGGGCTTTCTCGTTACCTGAGCCCCCGCTATTTCCAGGTGACAAGCTGTACGAAGAATGGCCGGTCGGCAGACAGGCg GGACTCAGCGACCGAGAGGACGCCGATGAATTCCTGCAGATGATGATCAATCCCAACGAGGTCTACAGCACGGAGGCGACCGCCGACCAGTCCCCGGAGAGCGACAGCGGCTTCTCTGATGACCCCCGCCCGGACTCTCCTAAAAAGTGTGACAGGGAGACCACCCTGCCCCAGCCCACCCCGGTCTATGAGCTGGTGTACGACATCGGAGCCGTGGAAGAGCAGAAAGTGCCCAGCGACATGAGCAGCGTCATATCCATACAGCTAG CAGAGGACTGGCACACTCCTGTGCTCATCCCCGACAGCTGTATAGTCAGCGAGCTGCCAGGTCTCCGGAAGCCTGTGGTGTTACCTGGACTAGGCGCTGCAGACCTCCTTGCTGTGGAGTCTCTG TACCCGGAGCTCCAGCTGACTGATGAGGAGAAGAGGCTGCTGTCGCAGGAGGGTATTGCGCTGCCGAACAACATGCCGCTCACTAAG gcagAAGAACGGATCCTAAAGAAAGTGCGGAGAAAAATCCGGAATAAGCAGTCCGCGCAGGACAGCAGGAGGCGCAAGAAGGAATATATCGACGGCCTGGAAAACAG AGTCGCTGCATGTTCAACCCAGAATCAAGAACTTCACAAGAAAGTCCTGGAGTTGGAAAAGCACAACAT TTCCTTTAATTCCCCCTGCAGATCCCTGATCACACAACTACGTAAACTCCAGACCCTCATCAAGCAGACAACAAACAAAGCCGCCCAGACGGGCACCTGCGTCCTG ATTCTCTTCTTCTCCTTGGGTTTGCTGATCTACCCCAATTACCACCCCCTCCGCTCTGGAGACGCCCCCAAGGACGGGTCCACTTACATACCCACTGGAG TCATTTCTAGGCATATTCTGAATAAAGACGGATTCATGGAAAGCACCGAGACTCCGCCCACCGACAACCCATCCCCCAAAAGGCAGCCGCAAGACAAGCTGCCAGAAACTGTTGTCAGGACCCTACACCCCCCATTTCAGGAGGAGATCGCAAAGGAGAGGGTCCTTTCCATCAGCAACTCGGAGACCCAGGAGAGCGCAGCTCTGAGGGACCTGGCAAAGACGGGAAGGACGGATGAGATGTGA
- the CREB3L4 gene encoding cyclic AMP-responsive element-binding protein 3-like protein 4 isoform X3 encodes MDSSKPELLLGCIFEPQDNLFHSEGFPGTDAGAFSLPEPPLFPGDKLYEEWPVGRQAGLSDREDADEFLQMMINPNEVYSTEATADQSPESDSGFSDDPRPDSPKKCDRETTLPQPTPVYELVYDIGAVEEQKVPSDMSSVISIQLAEDWHTPVLIPDSCIVSELPGLRKPVVLPGLGAADLLAVESLYPELQLTDEEKRLLSQEGIALPNNMPLTKAEERILKKVRRKIRNKQSAQDSRRRKKEYIDGLENRVAACSTQNQELHKKVLELEKHNISLITQLRKLQTLIKQTTNKAAQTGTCVLILFFSLGLLIYPNYHPLRSGDAPKDGSTYIPTGVISRHILNKDGFMESTETPPTDNPSPKRQPQDKLPETVVRTLHPPFQEEIAKERVLSISNSETQESAALRDLAKTGRTDEM; translated from the exons aTGGACTCCTCCAAGCCAGAGCTCTTACTTGGATGCATATTTGAGCCGCAGGACAATTTATTCCATTCAGAGGGGTTTCCAGGGACGGATGCGGGGGCTTTCTCGTTACCTGAGCCCCCGCTATTTCCAGGTGACAAGCTGTACGAAGAATGGCCGGTCGGCAGACAGGCg GGACTCAGCGACCGAGAGGACGCCGATGAATTCCTGCAGATGATGATCAATCCCAACGAGGTCTACAGCACGGAGGCGACCGCCGACCAGTCCCCGGAGAGCGACAGCGGCTTCTCTGATGACCCCCGCCCGGACTCTCCTAAAAAGTGTGACAGGGAGACCACCCTGCCCCAGCCCACCCCGGTCTATGAGCTGGTGTACGACATCGGAGCCGTGGAAGAGCAGAAAGTGCCCAGCGACATGAGCAGCGTCATATCCATACAGCTAG CAGAGGACTGGCACACTCCTGTGCTCATCCCCGACAGCTGTATAGTCAGCGAGCTGCCAGGTCTCCGGAAGCCTGTGGTGTTACCTGGACTAGGCGCTGCAGACCTCCTTGCTGTGGAGTCTCTG TACCCGGAGCTCCAGCTGACTGATGAGGAGAAGAGGCTGCTGTCGCAGGAGGGTATTGCGCTGCCGAACAACATGCCGCTCACTAAG gcagAAGAACGGATCCTAAAGAAAGTGCGGAGAAAAATCCGGAATAAGCAGTCCGCGCAGGACAGCAGGAGGCGCAAGAAGGAATATATCGACGGCCTGGAAAACAG AGTCGCTGCATGTTCAACCCAGAATCAAGAACTTCACAAGAAAGTCCTGGAGTTGGAAAAGCACAACAT ATCCCTGATCACACAACTACGTAAACTCCAGACCCTCATCAAGCAGACAACAAACAAAGCCGCCCAGACGGGCACCTGCGTCCTG ATTCTCTTCTTCTCCTTGGGTTTGCTGATCTACCCCAATTACCACCCCCTCCGCTCTGGAGACGCCCCCAAGGACGGGTCCACTTACATACCCACTGGAG TCATTTCTAGGCATATTCTGAATAAAGACGGATTCATGGAAAGCACCGAGACTCCGCCCACCGACAACCCATCCCCCAAAAGGCAGCCGCAAGACAAGCTGCCAGAAACTGTTGTCAGGACCCTACACCCCCCATTTCAGGAGGAGATCGCAAAGGAGAGGGTCCTTTCCATCAGCAACTCGGAGACCCAGGAGAGCGCAGCTCTGAGGGACCTGGCAAAGACGGGAAGGACGGATGAGATGTGA